ATCTGGTTGGTCAAAAACATATACTTGGAAATTAGTCCCTAATGGAGCTTGGAAAGGCGGAAACGCACCTATAAACATAGTGGTTCAATTCAATAAAGGTATGACTGACAAAAAAATCCAATTCACCATCGCAAACCCCTACATCCTTGACGAGCAGTACTCCGGCGCCCCCACGACTCCCGCGCCGGAAATAACAGGAACTGGCGCCCCGACGAAAGAGACGCCGTTCCTTCCGGCAATATTCACGGTCAGCGCACTATTGCTGGCATGGCGCTTGAAAAAATCGTGAGATGGGGCATACAATAAACACTTTCAGTCAACGTTGCTTTACGGCGCTGGGGTTGCGACCCCAGACCGGCGGAAGCGCCGCCGCTGGCAGGTTTAACATGAAATTTCAGAAATTTTAATTATACAAAGATTTTATTAAAAAGATATTTAGTATATTGAACCATCATTCATTTGATTGAACTATAATCAGGCGGCTTAAAATGTAGTCTCAAAGGATTAAATTATCTCAAAGATAATCGTTAAATACTTTGAAAAATGATATGACTGTGAAACTAATATGCTCAGTGAAACAGTAATATCAAAGGGATACCAGACCGTAGTACCTGCAAAAATAAGGAAAGCGCACAAAATAATACCCGGAGATGTTCTCGAATGGATTGACACCGAAAAGGGAATAATTGTGCTGCCAAGAAAAAAAAGGACATTGAAGGATATAATCGGGCTGGTAAAAGCGGGTGGGGATGCCGTTGAGTCCAAAAAGCAGGTCCAGAAGGGACTTAAATGATCTTTGCGGATTCTTCATATTTTATCGCCATTGCACGAGAAAAGGACAGGTGGCACAAAGATGCTCTGAAGGTATCTGAAAAAACCAGGGAATCCCTGCTGATCTCTGAGCTTATCATAAGCGAAAGCATAACAATAGTGGGTTCATTTGAAGGCGGGAAGGCAGGAAAAATCCTCTACGAATACTTCATCGATAATTGTAAAATAGAATTCCTGAATAAAGAATTAATGGAAAAGGCGGTGGACACATTCTTGAAGTACGACGGCTCGATATCTCTGGCTGACGCTTCATCTGTCGGGATTATGAGAAAACATGGAATTAAAAAGATAATTTCATTTGATAGCGATTTTGATAAAGTAAATGAGATCGACAGGATCAGGTAGATAATTGAAAGAAATGTTCACCACAATACGAGGTCAGAAAATCCTCTTCTCATTATTAACAGCCAGGGATTCCCAGAAATTCCCGGAGTTAAGAAAAGACGCAAAAGATGGTGGCGTTGTGGCAGAAGTTATAAAGGTTTAATATTAATATACCAACCATTCATAATAGTCAATATGGAAAGCCTTGATCTTCAGGGTAAAGTATGCCCCTTTGTATTATTTCATACAAAGAAAAAACTTGAAACAATACCTGTTGGTGAAAAACTGGAAGTAATAACAAACGATCCCACCGCAAAAGATACAATATCAGGATGGTGCAAGACGCATCATCATGAGGTACTGGAAATAAAAAACCAGGGGACTCATATTAAGATTGTAATTCTTAAACACTAACGGACTTTTTGATTGATTAATTAATTTATTTTAATAGTTATATTGTTATGCAGAAAGTATATCAACTACTTTTACAATTTAATATTTGCTTCTTCTAACTCAAAGTACAGGTGAATGCCATCTGGGAAAAGTGATGCAGGAAGTTAAAATATAAACAAGGTATTACAATGGAAACGACGCTTACAAATTTTAATGTAAAGGATATGACCGAGAATTCAAAGAATGTTAACGCCACTCTTAAAGTAATTGAGATAGGAGAGGTCAAGGACATAAAATCACAATATGGTGATAAACGAGTCTGTGAAGTAAAAGTTGCAGATGCGACAGGAAGCATCCTATTATCCTTATGGGATGACCAGATCGGCAAAATTGCAGCAGAAGATAGCATCTCGATCCAGAATGGTTATATTTCCGTAGTAAGAAATTCCATGAGATTGAACATAGGAAAATACGGGAAGATGTTGTTATCAGAAGAACCGGTTGTTGAAGTCAACACTGAACTTAATATGTCTGATAAGCACGTGGAAATGCCAGACAGGCCAAGACGCACCGGAGGATACAGCGGAGGCGGTGGTCGCGGTGGCAGCGGAGGTTATGGCAGCATGTACGGTAGCGGAGGAGGCGGCTATGGCGGAGGAGGATTCGGCGGGGGCAGAGGCGGCGGAGGTCGCGGCGGAGGCAGCGGGGGCAGGGACCGCGGCCGGGATTCAAGAGATAGAAGAGGCGGCGGAAAAAGAAGATAATATTCTTCTTTTTTTGTTTTTATTAACCTTTTTTATAGTCAGCAGTATAATATAGTAAATAATGCTTGAAAATATTCCGGAGATATTTCTTTCTATCACGAACAAGGAATTTCGTGTTCTTGTTGCTATCGAAAACCAGATGAAATCCCATGAATGGGTTCCAATAGAAGAGATCGTGAATTTTACGACATTTGACAGGAAGGAAGTGGAATATATTCTCTCAAACCTGGCACAAAACAAGCTTATTCAAAGGAATGTCCAGGCTTATGAAGGATACAGGATATACTTTGAAGCATACGACCTGCTTGCACTGAATGCGTTCGTGAAGCGAGGATCTGTGAATGCACTGGGTGAAATAATCGGGAGGGGAAAAGAATCTGTAGTATATGAAGCAACAGGCGGCATTATTGACCGGCATGTTATAATTAAACTACACAGGGAAGGAAAAATGAGCTTCAGGCATGTCAGGACAAAAAGAGAAACTATCGGGGAAAGGCGGCATCTTTCCTGGTTATATGCTGCACGTCTTGCAGCTAAAAAAGAATATGATGCCCTTGTTGCTCTTTATCCGAAAGTCAGTGTCCCTGAGCCGATAGATCATAACAGGCATGGGATCGTGATGTCCAAAGCAATGGGTCAACAGCTTGCGCATACCCGGCTGGATGAACCTGGTTGGTATCTGGATGAGATATTAAGACAGATAAAAAGAGCATACGGACTCGGGATTATCCATTGTGACCTGAGTGAATTTAATATCTTTGTTAATCCCGCAGGATGTGAGATCATCGATTGGCCCCAATTCATCAAACCGACTCATCCTAATGCACATCAGTTTCTTCACAGGGATGTTGATAATGTATTATCATATTTTAACCGTAAATACAGGATCAAAAGAGACACTGGCGAGATAATAAATACTATTATAACATGAATTATGCCGGAAAATATAATTTTTGGTATAGACATTGCTAAAGGTTCTTTACATGCAAGGGAAAAACCAGCCTATGCCGTAGTGATACTCAGAAATGGGGATATTGAACATCACAAAATGGTAAGCCTCCATAAATTCATGCGAATGGTCTGGAAAGAAAAACCATCGTTGATCGCTGTTGATAATATTTATGAATTAGTTTCGGATAAGCATGACCTTATTTCGTTCCTTGAGAAATTACCCCCTGATACGAAACTTGCCCAGGTAACAGGGGGTGAGCAGCTTTTACCACTTACAAAACTAGCCCGCCAGCAGGGACTATCCTTTGACAGGTTTGACCCTGGCGCTGAGGCCCTCATATGCGCGCAGCTTTCACAAATAGGGGTGGGTTATGAAGTGTCGGCATTTGAGGATAAAACGGTTATCAAGGTCAGCAGGGGGCGCTCACCGGGCAGAGGCGGATGGAGCCAGAACAGGTACAGGCGCAAAATGCATGGGTATGTCAGGCAAAGAGCAAGGGAGATCGAAGATTCCCTGAATGAACTCTCAAGAACCAGGGGATTCACATTTTCCCAGAATATAACAGAGAGGTTCGGGGGATATTCAAAAGCTGAATTCACCGTGGATGCACCAAGAAGCCAGATCCATATCGGTTCGGGAAAATACGGGGATGTGCAGGTGAGTGTAAAAGGCATAGAACGTGATTCCGTGGTTTTTAAGCCGCTAAAAGTGAAAAAAAGAGATTATATCATCGTTGGAATCGACCCTGGAACCACGACAGCTATTGCCGTTCTCACACTTGATGGTGAATTGCGAAAGCTCCATAGTTCAAGGACTATTTCGATACCTGAAGTCATTGAAATGATCGCACAGGAAGGAAGACCGCTTGTTATAGCAAGTGATGTATTCCCTACCCCCAATGCTGTTGAAAAGATCAGAAGGGCATTTAATGCCGTATCAAGCTCTCCTTTTGAAGTACTCTCGGCCGGGGATAAGATTGAGTTTGCAGCACCATATGGTTATTCAAACAACCATGAACGTGATGCCATTGCAGCTGCCGTATCGTTTTATCGCAAAAACAAAAATAAGTTCGAACAGATCAAAAAGAAGACACCTCCAGGAGTAGATGCCAGCGAAGCGATAGCGCAGGTCGTGAGGGGAAAATCTGTTGAGGCTGTTATCTCAGGATTGACCAGGACGGAAATTAAAGAGCCTTATGTCCAGATAATTCCTGAAAAAAAAGATGAGGATGCATTTCACTT
This genomic interval from Candidatus Methanoperedens sp. contains the following:
- a CDS encoding DUF460 domain-containing protein, with translation MPENIIFGIDIAKGSLHAREKPAYAVVILRNGDIEHHKMVSLHKFMRMVWKEKPSLIAVDNIYELVSDKHDLISFLEKLPPDTKLAQVTGGEQLLPLTKLARQQGLSFDRFDPGAEALICAQLSQIGVGYEVSAFEDKTVIKVSRGRSPGRGGWSQNRYRRKMHGYVRQRAREIEDSLNELSRTRGFTFSQNITERFGGYSKAEFTVDAPRSQIHIGSGKYGDVQVSVKGIERDSVVFKPLKVKKRDYIIVGIDPGTTTAIAVLTLDGELRKLHSSRTISIPEVIEMIAQEGRPLVIASDVFPTPNAVEKIRRAFNAVSSSPFEVLSAGDKIEFAAPYGYSNNHERDAIAAAVSFYRKNKNKFEQIKKKTPPGVDASEAIAQVVRGKSVEAVISGLTRTEIKEPYVQIIPEKKDEDAFHLRESIRKYEDIINEMRTRQESLEKELLIRNEKIREFEELIRKQRSDVYKKIKKDKTIQIRDMDIQRLQNKISEKNRKISELNERIHKLKKVRRLEISGRVLPVKIIFSFTKDSILKTRETVGIKTDDIILLKDSSGGGTITAKMLADLGVRAIIICNDMSHAAEEELFNLGVPVLKAQDVNIQFDPAEELAVIDPDDMRNAIEDWNKKAQQRRVEAKEEWLKSLVDEYRSERRKELKG
- a CDS encoding AbrB/MazE/SpoVT family DNA-binding domain-containing protein, with the protein product MLSETVISKGYQTVVPAKIRKAHKIIPGDVLEWIDTEKGIIVLPRKKRTLKDIIGLVKAGGDAVESKKQVQKGLK
- a CDS encoding sulfurtransferase TusA family protein, whose amino-acid sequence is MESLDLQGKVCPFVLFHTKKKLETIPVGEKLEVITNDPTAKDTISGWCKTHHHEVLEIKNQGTHIKIVILKH
- a CDS encoding type II toxin-antitoxin system VapC family toxin, with the translated sequence MIFADSSYFIAIAREKDRWHKDALKVSEKTRESLLISELIISESITIVGSFEGGKAGKILYEYFIDNCKIEFLNKELMEKAVDTFLKYDGSISLADASSVGIMRKHGIKKIISFDSDFDKVNEIDRIR
- a CDS encoding serine/threonine protein kinase; this encodes MLENIPEIFLSITNKEFRVLVAIENQMKSHEWVPIEEIVNFTTFDRKEVEYILSNLAQNKLIQRNVQAYEGYRIYFEAYDLLALNAFVKRGSVNALGEIIGRGKESVVYEATGGIIDRHVIIKLHREGKMSFRHVRTKRETIGERRHLSWLYAARLAAKKEYDALVALYPKVSVPEPIDHNRHGIVMSKAMGQQLAHTRLDEPGWYLDEILRQIKRAYGLGIIHCDLSEFNIFVNPAGCEIIDWPQFIKPTHPNAHQFLHRDVDNVLSYFNRKYRIKRDTGEIINTIIT